The proteins below come from a single Impatiens glandulifera unplaced genomic scaffold, dImpGla2.1, whole genome shotgun sequence genomic window:
- the LOC124917367 gene encoding uncharacterized protein LOC124917367, producing MHHHSLSSSARRTKEVYDPLKPEKHKFSSSNNAHSKNNSGNKAPKCSDTRQKQQAERKSFDQEELVKYMSRLPNYLEKGQNLPEKALNVGVLDWRHLQKWQYNQKSMPSSSNSSILPTEKITMHSSRGHSWSPARQRFPPCMLQSQLILSKNEFRPHSAKGLTENTSKWQEHDQSGKILKGQLKEFKYIEKILKDEDCKASIDSAAALASTDPSSKEPNRMSFSKSSAKDVINHSNVHLFLSREEHGIEHQQIQNCNSVEKTSIKFPSISRSISPSPSRCRNSDPKKPTALPINSNVLKYEESTPRRNLSEKTKLRSPSPTRRLIMGMAKIGRISFSKDGPDDTARSKIVDSMDTARTKQPNGTSRSQSSPLRRLLDPWLRPKPSDSDSMSIDRPSKSSHGRIESSFPEHSKFRTSNVGGLNHNEQQVSALLQISIKNGLPLFTFAIENSNDILAATRRKMNASMKDENSYRWIYTFFNVQEVRKKTGWIKGKGGYIPNPIAQMIVSDTHFSMSTTREFVLFSTGVNNQSDDLQAKQELASIVIKFQRNTGINNTDNAHLAGTRTGSGFLFNTTHVVLPGGVHGIPSGGEPSPLIERWRSGGRCDCGGWDMGCKIRVLANQIQQQQQPSKISNASRTGLHADRFELFSQGEQQDDKSVLSLSPFRDGIFSVEFSSSLTCIQAFSICIAVVNSIKLNELQNSTSRLFEAKCCDEIPSNRNIGIRSSNRTQRELAPSYASYPPPLSPFGRA from the exons ATGCATCACCATTCATTGTCTTCGAGTGCAAGAAGGACAAAAGAAGTTTATGATCCTTTGAAACCGGAGAAACACAAATTTTCTTCCTCCAACAACGCTCATTCCAAGAATAATTCAGGTAATAAAGCTCCAAAATGTTCAGATACTAGACAAAAACAACAGGCAGAAAGAAAATCATTTGATCAAGAAGAGCTTGTCAAGTATATGTCACGCCTGCCAAACTACTTGGAGAAAGGACAAAACCTCCCGGAGAAGGCTTTAAATGTTGGAGTCCTTGATTGGCGTCATTTGCAGAAATGGCAGTACAATCAAAAGTCGATGCCTAGTAGCAGCAACTCCTCAATTTTACCCACAGAAAAAATAACCATGCACTCGAGTAGAGGTCACAGTTGGTCCCCTGCTCGCCAAAGATTTCCTCCATGTATGTTACAATCCCAATTGATTCTATCAAAAAATGAATTTCGTCCCCATTCTGCCAAAGGCTTGACAGAAAATACCAGCAAGTGGCAAGAACATGATCAATCGGGTAAAATATTGAAGGGACAACTTAAAGAGTTCAAATACATAGAAAAAATTCTAAAGGATGAAGATTGCAAGGCTTCTATTGATTCTGCAGCAGCTCTGGCCTCTACTGATCCAAGTTCAAAGGAACCAAATAGAATGAGTTTTTCAAAGTCTTCTGCTAAGGATGtcataaatcattcaaatgttCATTTATTCCTTTCTCGTGAAGAGCATGGTATTGAACAtcaacaaattcaaaattgtaACTCTGTGGAGAAAACGAGTATCAAATTTCCATCTATATCACGTTCAATATCACCCAGCCCATCCAGATGCAGGAACTCAGACCCAAAGAAGCCAACTGCACTGCCTATAAACTCAAATGTGCTCAAATATGAAGAGTCCACTCCTAGAAGGAATTTGTCAGAGAAAACTAAGTTAAGAAGCCCTTCACCTACTCGTCGTCTCATCATGGGCATGGCTAAGATTGGAAGAATTTCATTCTCAAAAGATGGTCCAGATGATACTGCTCGAAGCAAAATTGTGGACTCTATGGATACTGCTCGAACTAAACAACCTAATGGCACTTCCAGATCTCAGTCCAGCCCTTTGAGAAGGTTACTTGACCCGTGGCTGAGGCCAAAGCCATCAGACtcagattcaatgtcaattGATCGGCCCTCCAAATCATCCCATGGGAGGATAGAGTCGTCTTTTCCTGAACATTCAAAATTTAGGACAAGTAATGTTGGTGGACTAAATCACAATGAACAGCAAGTATCAGCTCTTCTGCAAATCTCTATTAAAAATGGACTACCTCTCTTTACATTTGCAATTGAGAACAGCAATGATATTTTAGCAGCAACAAGGAGAAAGATGAATGCTTCAATGAAGGATGAAAATAGCTACAGATGGATCTACACCTTTTTTAATGTTCAGGAAGTGAGGAAAAAGACGGGTTGGATTAAAGGTAAAGGTGGTTATATTCCAAACCCAATCGCCCAAATGATAGTTTCTGATACCCATTTTTCCATGTCAACAACAAGAGAGTTTGTTTTATTCTCCACGGGTGTTAACAACCAGTCTGATGATCTCCAAGCAAAACAAGAACTTGCTTCAATTGTTATTAAGTTCCAGAGAAATACAGGTATAAATAATACTGATAATGCTCATTTGGCTGGAACTAGAACTGGAAGTGGGTTCCTCTTTAATACGACTCATGTTGTATTACCTGGTGGTGTCCATGGCATCCCCAGTGGAGGAGAGCCTTCACCATTAATCGAAAGATGGAGATCGGGTGGGAGATGTGACTGTGGAGGTTGGGACATGGGTTGCAAAATTAGAGTTCTTGCTAACCAgatacaacaacaacaacaaccaagtAAGATTTCCAATGCATCGAGAACTGGCCTACATGCTGATCGGTTTGAACTATTTTCTCAg GGAGAGCAACAAGACGATAAGTCTGTCCTCAGTTTATCCCCGTTCAGAGATGGGATCTTCTCGGTGGAATTCAGTTCATCTCTTACATGCATACAAGCATTCTCCATATGTATAGCAGTTGTAAATAGTATAAAACTAAATGAGCTTCAAAATTCGACGTCAAGGTTGTTTGAAGCAAAATGTTGTGATGAAATCCCATCAAACAGAAATATTGGAATAAGGTCCTCAAACCGAACCCAAAGAGAGTTAGCTCCAAGTTATGCATCATATCCTCCACCCCTTTCGCCATTTGGGAGGGCATAG
- the LOC124917365 gene encoding protein FAR1-RELATED SEQUENCE 5-like — MDPDVQIPTVGMTFHSKKELHEYYNSYAQSKGFGIPNLGERNSPDGKKKWFSIAYVKNGVVMIISVFYEHNHILSPGKSRHFRSHKVLDPMANRILDLNDEAGNTLSKVFQSLVVKGGGYDNLHFNERSCKNYILEPRWLKLGNGDAEALCQYFYKMQSSCLIFYVYDVDEENQIRNVFWADGRCRASYEYFSDVITFDTTYLSNAMICLFLFLSGLIIMDNRFFYDVAYCLVRI; from the exons ATGGATCCCGATGTTCAAATTCCCACTGTTGGAATGACTTTTCATTCCAAAAAGGAACTTCATGAATATTATAATTCTTATGCCCAATCAAAGGGTTTTGGCATACCTAATCTAGGAGAAAGGAATAGTCCAGATGGAAAGAAAAAGTGGTTCTCCATTGCTTATGTCAAAAATG GTGTTGTTATGATTATTAGTGTCTTCTATGAGCATAACCATATTTTGAGCCCGGGAAAGTCTAGACATTTTAGATCTCACAAAGTTCTAGATCCAATGGCAAACAGAATATTGGATTTAAACGATGAAGCTGGAAATACTTTGTCAAAAGTatttcaatcacttgtagttAAAGGTGGTGGATATGATAATCTGCATTTTAATGAGAGAAGTTGTAAAAACTATATTTTAGAACCTAGGTGGTTGAAGTTAGGAAATGGTGATGCCGAAGCACTTTGTCAGTATTTCTACAAAATGCAAAGtagttgtttaattttttatgtttatgatGTGGATGAGGAAAATCAGATAAGAAATGTGTTTTGGGCTGATGGAAGATGTAGGGCTTCTTATGAGTACTTTTCGGATGTCATCACCTTTGACACAACATATTTGTCAAACGCTATGATATgcctttttctctttttgtcaGGGTTAATCATCATGGACAATCGATTTTTCTATGATGTGGCTTACTGTCTAGTGAGAATTTAG
- the LOC124917368 gene encoding uncharacterized protein LOC124917368, which yields MSTVGDPGADVELARQRRRQRRRRRRRRESVSGRSETTTDGSRYFSDSGDDHQLWQSTSGSVACGSLDECRFPEIERETASRRQQKLGRETLTKSEEDIDLEIGELEMKVHAVIEKREERDCRICHLRLVGDIDDDEERDVAIELGCCCKGDLGASHKQCAETWFKIKGNTVCEICGAIAVNVVLGELPNEPVITVVLSNQTVLVDPPTTTVEAHTFWHGRRVMNALLTCLVLAFVISWLFHFNVRPKN from the exons ATGTCGACAGTAGGAGATCCAGGAGCTGATGTAGAACTTGCCCGGCAGAGGCGGCGTCAGAGGCGTCGCCGTCGGAGACGACGTGAATCTGTCTCAGGACGAAGCGAGACCACCACCGACGGGAGCCGTTACTTCTCAGACTCCGGCGACGATCATCAGTTGTGGCAATCCACTTCCGGTTCTGTTGCTTGCGGTTCTCTTGATGAATGTAGGTTCCCGGAGATCGAGAGGGAAACTGCCTCGCGTCGTCAGCAGAAACTTGGGAGAGAAACGTTGACTAAGTCTGAGGAAGATATTGATTTGGAAATTGGGGAGTTGGAGATGAAGGTGCATGCTGTTATAGAGAAGAGGGAAGAGAGAGACTGTAGGATTTGTCATCTTAGATTGGTGGGtgatattgatgatgatgaagaaaggGATGTTGCTATTGAATTGGGTTGTTGTTGCAAAGGTGATTTGGGGGCCTCTCATAAGCAATGCGCTGAGACTTGGTTCAAGATCAAAGGAAATAC AGTATGTGAGATATGTGGTGCCATAGCTGTGAATGTCGTCCTTGGGGAACTACCAAATGAGCCAGTTATCACTGTCGTATTGAGTAATCAGACAGTGCTTGTGGATCCTCCAACCACCACCGTAGAGGCCCACACTTTCTGGCACGGCCGCAGAGTCATGAATGCCCTTCTAACTTGCTTGGTCCTTGCCTTTGTCATTTCTTGGCTTTTCCACTTCAACGTACGACCCAAAAATTGA